Proteins encoded in a region of the Acholeplasma equirhinis genome:
- a CDS encoding ABC transporter permease has translation MTSYLLKRMGLMLITFVITVFLFFVFIKLMPDNVVEGIGDNTWYQTLREKEGWDQPIPVQFAYWVRNIFTEGSFGFSQQKRADVGSYYFSKIPASIQINIIPYFLSIPLAIGLGVLAALFKNKWIDHVISIGIMIFISVPYFVVVVIVQFVFFFQLGWIPSHVVATADQFNSDFWWGVSTYIMPVIVLTIVSVPGLARSVRAELTEQLTQDYMLLARSKGLTLRQATYRHALKNALVPFLPGIFIGIIGVINGGLITERLFRVDGTGKIYLDAFNSTPPDYAMLMLINTFGQFIGLLSGIVGDVSYTLFDPRVRVGSGKIAS, from the coding sequence ATGACTTCGTATCTATTAAAAAGAATGGGTCTCATGCTAATTACATTCGTCATTACAGTCTTTCTATTCTTTGTCTTCATTAAATTAATGCCAGACAACGTTGTAGAAGGTATTGGTGACAATACTTGGTATCAGACTCTAAGAGAAAAAGAAGGTTGGGATCAACCCATTCCGGTACAATTTGCATACTGGGTAAGAAATATCTTCACGGAAGGTTCTTTTGGTTTCTCACAACAAAAAAGAGCTGACGTTGGATCATATTATTTCTCAAAAATCCCAGCATCAATTCAAATCAATATCATCCCTTATTTCTTATCAATTCCTTTAGCAATCGGTCTAGGGGTATTGGCTGCGCTATTTAAAAATAAGTGGATTGACCATGTGATTTCAATCGGTATCATGATCTTTATTTCTGTACCGTATTTCGTTGTGGTTGTTATCGTCCAATTCGTATTCTTCTTCCAATTAGGATGGATTCCGAGTCACGTTGTTGCTACTGCAGATCAATTCAATTCTGACTTCTGGTGGGGGGTATCAACATATATCATGCCAGTTATCGTGTTAACAATCGTGAGCGTACCAGGATTAGCAAGAAGCGTACGTGCTGAATTAACCGAACAACTAACGCAAGATTATATGTTGCTAGCTCGTTCTAAAGGTTTAACTTTAAGACAAGCAACATACAGACACGCACTAAAGAATGCATTAGTGCCTTTCTTACCAGGTATTTTCATCGGTATCATTGGTGTGATTAACGGTGGTTTAATCACTGAACGTCTATTCCGTGTAGACGGTACCGGTAAAATCTATTTAGATGCATTCAACTCAACACCACCAGATTATGCAATGCTTATGTTAATTAACACATTCGGTCAATTTATTGGTCTGTTATCAGGTATCGTTGGTGACGTATCATATACATTATTTGACCCTAGAGTTCGTGTGGGAAGTGGGAAGATTGCCTCATGA
- a CDS encoding ABC transporter permease, whose amino-acid sequence MMNIDKNKLVLVHDKSDLIKDLPLETKEIGYYQDSWNRFKKNKGALVAFIVICFVFFMVLVGPYMKPYDLPERDPNLALRFKFIEPKIPFLENFGIFDGRREVTAGKYFLNAVANSPYGEGVIISGFPQELVEDVNHPNYADITEFTVVVDHYKFVNYTQSYMPTTYFGNHGTLGSDPLAPVIENLSRAQFEAYLARNIIIDVISITESPNAQDPANPFITYKVRVDRFKQALNQLPEDTYFWFGTNEHGRDLFTEIWRGARISILMAIGIVLINAVIGLTIGSIVGYYGGVLDLLFDRFVEIVSAVPFLSVLVLLTLRFGTDLWVIIVAFTATGWIGSYGTGRMQFYRFKNREYVLAARTLGASDARIMFKHILPNTLGLIVTSYALAIPAFVFSEATYSFLGIINYKEAISVGMLIQQGQAQMHSYPYLLLFPSIYIAILMIAFNLFGNGLRDAFNPSLRGVE is encoded by the coding sequence ATGATGAATATTGATAAAAACAAATTAGTCCTTGTTCATGATAAAAGTGATCTTATTAAGGACTTACCATTAGAAACTAAAGAAATTGGTTATTATCAAGACTCATGGAACCGATTCAAGAAAAACAAAGGTGCATTGGTAGCGTTTATCGTTATTTGCTTCGTGTTTTTCATGGTGCTCGTTGGGCCTTATATGAAACCGTATGATCTTCCAGAACGCGATCCAAACTTAGCATTACGTTTTAAATTTATTGAACCTAAAATTCCTTTCCTCGAAAATTTTGGTATTTTCGATGGCAGAAGAGAAGTTACTGCAGGTAAATATTTCTTAAATGCAGTTGCAAACTCACCTTATGGTGAAGGTGTTATTATCTCTGGTTTCCCTCAAGAATTAGTTGAGGATGTAAACCACCCAAATTATGCAGATATCACTGAGTTTACAGTGGTTGTTGACCACTATAAATTTGTCAACTATACACAAAGTTATATGCCAACAACATATTTTGGTAACCATGGTACTTTAGGATCTGATCCATTAGCACCTGTTATCGAAAACTTATCTCGTGCTCAATTTGAAGCTTATTTAGCAAGAAATATTATCATTGACGTGATTTCAATCACAGAATCACCAAATGCACAAGATCCTGCGAATCCATTTATCACATATAAAGTTAGAGTGGACCGCTTTAAACAAGCTTTAAACCAATTACCAGAAGATACATATTTCTGGTTTGGTACAAACGAACATGGACGTGATTTATTCACTGAAATTTGGAGAGGTGCTAGAATCTCTATCCTTATGGCAATCGGTATTGTCTTAATTAATGCTGTCATCGGTTTAACTATCGGTTCTATCGTTGGTTATTATGGTGGTGTTCTAGACTTGTTATTTGACCGTTTTGTTGAAATTGTTTCAGCAGTTCCATTCCTATCAGTTCTTGTCTTATTAACATTAAGATTTGGTACTGACCTATGGGTGATTATTGTTGCCTTCACAGCAACAGGTTGGATTGGCTCATATGGAACAGGTCGTATGCAATTCTACCGCTTCAAAAACCGTGAATATGTACTTGCAGCTAGAACACTTGGTGCAAGTGATGCGCGTATCATGTTTAAACACATCTTACCTAATACATTAGGTTTAATTGTGACCTCATATGCATTAGCAATTCCAGCATTCGTCTTCTCAGAAGCGACTTACTCATTCTTGGGTATCATCAACTATAAAGAAGCGATTTCTGTTGGTATGTTAATTCAACAAGGTCAAGCACAAATGCATTCATATCCTTATTTACTATTATTCCCATCAATTTATATTGCAATCTTAATGATCGCATTCAACTTGTTTGGTAATGGATTACGTGATGCGTTCAATCCATCATTGAGAGGTGTTGAATAA
- a CDS encoding ABC transporter ATP-binding protein codes for MSDKILEVKDLKISFKTQYGILQAIRGVSFDLHKGETLAIVGESGSGKSVTSRAIMGLLAGNSIYEGGSIMYQGRNLLELPEELFHEVRGSRISMIFQDPMSSLNPIVKVGKQISEALIFKMGMPQEMAKKRAIELMEQVGITNAAARYNQYPFQFSGGMRQRIVISIALANNAEILICDEPTTALDVTIQGQILELINKLKKERNLSIIFITHDLGVVANMADRIAVMYAGKIVEIGKAEEVFYNPQHPYTWALLSSMPNLATSKNLDAIPGTPPNMIFPPKGDAFAPRNKYALEIDFEEQPPLFKVTDTHYAATWLLHPDAPKVELPKAVKRLQKQRGSIIK; via the coding sequence ATGAGCGATAAAATTTTAGAAGTTAAAGATCTCAAGATCTCATTTAAAACTCAATATGGTATCTTACAGGCAATCCGTGGTGTATCCTTCGATTTACATAAAGGTGAAACTTTAGCAATCGTTGGAGAATCAGGTTCTGGTAAGAGCGTCACATCTCGTGCAATCATGGGATTACTTGCTGGTAACTCAATCTACGAGGGTGGATCTATCATGTATCAAGGTAGAAACCTTTTAGAACTTCCAGAAGAATTATTCCACGAAGTTAGAGGATCAAGAATCTCAATGATCTTCCAAGATCCAATGAGTTCATTGAACCCAATTGTTAAAGTTGGTAAACAAATTTCTGAAGCCTTAATCTTTAAGATGGGCATGCCACAAGAAATGGCTAAGAAACGTGCTATCGAACTTATGGAACAAGTTGGTATCACAAATGCAGCTGCAAGATACAATCAATATCCATTCCAATTTTCAGGTGGTATGAGACAAAGAATTGTTATCTCAATTGCACTTGCTAATAACGCAGAAATTTTAATCTGTGACGAACCAACAACAGCACTTGATGTTACAATCCAAGGTCAAATTCTTGAATTAATTAACAAATTAAAGAAAGAACGTAACCTATCTATTATCTTTATTACCCACGACCTAGGGGTTGTTGCAAACATGGCAGACAGAATTGCTGTTATGTACGCGGGTAAAATTGTTGAAATTGGTAAGGCTGAAGAAGTCTTCTATAATCCTCAACATCCATATACATGGGCATTATTATCATCAATGCCTAACTTAGCAACATCTAAAAACTTAGATGCTATTCCTGGTACACCACCAAACATGATTTTCCCACCAAAGGGTGATGCTTTTGCTCCAAGAAATAAATATGCATTAGAAATTGATTTCGAAGAACAACCACCACTATTTAAAGTCACTGACACGCACTATGCTGCAACTTGGTTATTACACCCAGATGCACCTAAAGTTGAACTACCAAAAGCTGTTAAACGCCTACAAAAACAAAGAGGGAGCATTATCAAATGA
- a CDS encoding ATP-binding cassette domain-containing protein, translating into MNDNVVDYSQKVLEVKNLKKYFNVGVGKNKIAIPAIDDISFDVYKREVFGLVGESGCGKTTTGRTIIKLYNPTEGRIVLDGVTIGAGYLNHVNNIKRIKEDMQNQILNLDQRKRQIVLLQDEFKEKILDLNIELDKVEKKLAADIKAANHPIDEYKEKLYTIKTQYKLDVENLQFDFILKKKDIIVQTKNSAEVEYQNELKILETNYNRKVEGLKDSAALSKETIEERLATLKSEYEQTVSELTVTYEPKIKEAAAHILDKKEAANQIKALSLDKAEKTKARKAQFEKDKLDLAQPNFGAISDTLKKLAQAASEEKARIKAEMKAVKAKLKADIQALPVEKVDASVKAERAAKIKEIKALAEEKILEEKAMISEVKHVNKSHDTLVASQRMQMIFQDPISSLNPRMTVKEIIGEGLTIQGGYSDEEITEKVATALDLVGLAPEYASRYPHEFSGGQRQRIGIARALIMNPSVIIADEPISSLDVSIRAQVINLLTELKERLGLTILFIAHDLSVVKFFCDRIAVMYYGKIVEMAPSEELFKNPMHPYTVSLLSAIPQPDPDYEKGRKRIHYNPAQHNYRNDKPSLKEISKDHFVYANDQEFKTMKEQYAKNSVNKA; encoded by the coding sequence ATGAACGATAACGTAGTAGATTACTCTCAAAAAGTACTCGAAGTTAAAAACTTAAAAAAATACTTCAACGTTGGCGTCGGAAAGAATAAGATTGCAATCCCTGCAATTGATGATATTTCTTTTGATGTTTATAAGCGCGAAGTCTTTGGTTTGGTTGGTGAGTCTGGATGCGGTAAGACAACTACTGGTAGAACGATTATTAAACTTTATAATCCAACTGAAGGTAGGATTGTCTTAGATGGTGTAACAATTGGTGCAGGTTACTTAAATCATGTGAATAACATTAAACGTATTAAAGAAGATATGCAAAATCAAATTTTAAATCTAGATCAAAGAAAACGTCAAATTGTATTATTACAAGACGAATTTAAAGAAAAGATATTAGATTTAAATATTGAATTAGATAAAGTTGAAAAGAAATTAGCAGCAGATATTAAAGCAGCTAATCATCCAATCGATGAGTATAAAGAAAAACTTTATACAATCAAAACACAATATAAATTAGATGTTGAAAACTTACAATTTGATTTCATTTTAAAGAAAAAAGATATTATTGTTCAAACTAAGAATTCAGCAGAAGTTGAATATCAAAATGAACTAAAGATTTTAGAAACTAACTACAATCGTAAGGTTGAAGGTTTAAAAGATTCTGCAGCACTTTCTAAAGAAACAATCGAAGAACGTCTTGCAACATTAAAATCTGAATATGAACAAACAGTTTCTGAATTAACTGTGACTTATGAACCAAAAATTAAAGAAGCAGCAGCACATATCTTAGATAAAAAAGAAGCAGCAAATCAAATTAAAGCACTATCACTTGATAAAGCAGAAAAAACAAAAGCAAGAAAAGCTCAATTTGAGAAAGATAAGTTAGATCTTGCTCAGCCAAATTTTGGTGCAATTTCTGATACACTAAAGAAATTAGCACAAGCTGCATCAGAAGAAAAAGCAAGAATTAAAGCTGAAATGAAAGCTGTTAAAGCAAAACTTAAAGCAGATATTCAAGCACTTCCTGTTGAAAAAGTTGATGCATCAGTTAAAGCTGAAAGAGCAGCAAAAATTAAAGAGATTAAAGCCTTAGCTGAAGAAAAGATTTTAGAAGAAAAAGCAATGATTTCAGAAGTTAAACACGTGAATAAGTCACATGATACACTTGTTGCTTCACAAAGAATGCAAATGATCTTCCAAGACCCGATTTCTTCATTAAATCCTAGAATGACTGTTAAAGAAATTATTGGTGAAGGTTTAACTATTCAAGGTGGATATTCAGATGAAGAGATTACTGAAAAAGTTGCAACTGCACTTGATTTAGTAGGTCTTGCACCAGAATATGCATCAAGATACCCACACGAATTCTCAGGTGGTCAACGCCAAAGAATTGGTATCGCTAGAGCATTAATTATGAATCCTAGCGTTATCATCGCTGATGAACCAATTTCTTCACTTGACGTGTCAATTCGTGCCCAAGTTATTAACCTTTTAACTGAATTAAAAGAAAGACTTGGCTTAACAATTCTATTTATCGCCCATGACTTATCAGTCGTTAAATTCTTCTGTGATCGTATTGCAGTTATGTACTATGGTAAGATTGTTGAAATGGCTCCATCAGAAGAGCTATTCAAAAATCCAATGCATCCATATACTGTATCATTATTATCTGCAATTCCTCAACCAGACCCAGATTATGAAAAAGGCCGTAAGAGAATTCATTACAACCCAGCACAACACAACTATCGTAATGATAAACCATCATTAAAAGAAATCTCTAAAGATCACTTTGTATACGCAAATGATCAAGAGTTTAAAACTATGAAAGAACAATACGCTAAAAATAGTGTAAATAAAGCATAA
- a CDS encoding InlB B-repeat-containing protein — protein sequence MKKISTLIISFLLALTLIACADKQIEHDTLYVYFFTGNGAQPLASLEDVEPGAKIEVPQDPVRDGYDFVGWYKDRQLTQVWDFDTDVMPGQSIVLYAKWGVLERNIIYELYGGEFNNPATVPYTFMAGDIKVLPQVKKTGYQFKGWYLYAPDTTKYPNTDGTKPGDAGINSIPADQTTDLYVYAHYSVIKVTVTYRHNHPNGASSGLSHPKAVTFAYGTEITYGENFPTFPDTAGYTFVGWNTKADGTGDWINDGSLWTRTQPVTIYAQWQAI from the coding sequence ATGAAAAAAATTAGTACTTTAATTATCAGTTTCCTTTTAGCCTTAACTCTCATTGCATGTGCTGATAAACAAATTGAACATGATACACTTTATGTATATTTTTTCACTGGTAACGGTGCTCAACCGTTAGCTAGTTTAGAAGATGTTGAACCAGGTGCTAAAATTGAAGTTCCACAAGATCCTGTTCGTGATGGATATGATTTTGTTGGATGGTATAAAGACCGTCAATTAACACAAGTTTGGGACTTTGATACAGATGTTATGCCAGGACAAAGTATTGTTCTATATGCTAAATGGGGTGTATTAGAAAGAAACATCATTTATGAACTATATGGTGGAGAATTCAACAACCCTGCAACTGTGCCTTATACATTCATGGCTGGTGATATTAAAGTCTTACCACAAGTGAAAAAAACAGGTTATCAATTTAAGGGTTGGTACTTATATGCACCAGACACAACTAAATATCCAAATACAGATGGTACAAAACCTGGAGATGCGGGTATTAACTCAATCCCAGCAGATCAAACAACTGACCTCTATGTTTATGCACACTACTCAGTCATTAAAGTAACTGTAACATATCGCCACAACCATCCAAACGGTGCATCATCAGGATTATCACATCCTAAGGCTGTAACATTTGCATATGGTACTGAAATCACTTATGGAGAAAATTTCCCAACATTCCCAGATACTGCGGGTTATACATTTGTTGGTTGGAATACCAAAGCTGATGGCACAGGTGATTGGATTAACGATGGTTCATTATGGACCAGAACTCAGCCAGTAACAATCTACGCACAATGGCAAGCAATTTAA
- a CDS encoding leucine-rich repeat protein: MNRVENENFREGLKHELGLSVKKDYKKALEFYKKGMHEGHYMSRKKVLNTLPNVPSLIIATLFFIVSMTISLLNNAVWVGLLLSSIVFVIVGLANFNRYWYKTGYANIVHYMTLYGSMLVLIPLSTLLPYYNGVSYLPLTLLLIIGFFVFGAGLVFFISSRNLKNLFVLISGIFLTLISTLAYTIKTPDMLFIFDDIDADTVMIVGYRSSEVDVVIPESVNNKKVVAIGPNAFASSGIRTIEVGPHIKSIGNYAFANNPTLISAYLADGIQIGSGLFYNDYNLLEVRLPSDLKSIPSYTFYTATRLPHVEIPSGVETIGAYAFHKTNAITALNLPDSLYSIGGYAFSNMASLTEISIPEGVIAFGSGMFSFTVNLESFNIPEGVNYIPAYFLEGNLGITELTIPEWIEWIGDEAFKGMANLEKIHLHDEIVYIGSGAFRNTTSLKEAILPEMLETIEPYLFFNNPSLEVLSIPDHIKVIPQGAFSGTASLKSVVLPSELEEIHSSAFEGSGLESITLPDTVRYLGGKVFANNKNLVEITIPENVTRILESAFLGNSKLEVVNILGEITHVGDYAFKDNSKLKTITFGDSLVEIGKYAFQNATSLETIDVGNSLQYIRNYAFYGATNLESITLPDTVLRIEEGAFGQNASLETIYIGINATHVGRYAFFGCSNLTIQTAFSSIPSGWSEDFNPHNRPIVFGV, translated from the coding sequence ATGAATCGAGTAGAGAACGAAAACTTTAGAGAAGGCTTAAAACATGAGCTTGGTCTAAGTGTTAAAAAAGATTATAAAAAAGCTTTAGAATTTTACAAAAAGGGTATGCATGAGGGACATTACATGTCTCGTAAGAAGGTATTAAATACATTACCAAATGTACCTTCTTTAATCATAGCAACCCTTTTCTTTATTGTTAGTATGACAATATCATTATTAAACAATGCTGTATGGGTGGGTTTACTCTTATCCTCTATTGTATTTGTTATCGTAGGTCTTGCTAACTTTAATAGATATTGGTATAAAACAGGTTACGCAAATATTGTTCATTATATGACACTCTATGGCTCAATGCTTGTTTTAATACCACTATCTACCTTACTGCCATACTATAATGGCGTCTCATACTTACCACTCACATTATTACTCATTATAGGATTCTTCGTGTTTGGGGCAGGTCTCGTATTCTTTATTTCAAGTAGAAATTTAAAGAATTTATTTGTTTTAATCAGCGGAATTTTCTTAACCTTAATTTCAACACTTGCATATACAATTAAAACACCAGATATGCTTTTCATATTTGATGACATTGATGCAGATACTGTGATGATTGTTGGGTACCGTTCAAGTGAAGTAGATGTTGTCATTCCAGAATCTGTCAACAATAAAAAAGTTGTTGCGATTGGGCCAAATGCATTTGCAAGCTCAGGTATTAGAACAATCGAAGTTGGACCACACATCAAATCTATTGGTAATTATGCGTTTGCCAATAACCCAACATTAATCTCTGCATATCTTGCAGATGGCATACAAATTGGTTCAGGATTGTTTTATAACGACTATAACTTATTAGAAGTACGTTTACCTTCAGATTTAAAATCTATTCCAAGTTATACATTCTACACAGCAACAAGATTGCCGCATGTAGAAATACCTAGTGGTGTAGAAACAATCGGTGCTTATGCATTTCATAAAACGAATGCAATTACTGCATTGAATTTACCGGATTCACTTTATTCAATTGGTGGATATGCTTTTTCTAATATGGCAAGTTTAACTGAAATTTCAATTCCTGAAGGTGTCATAGCATTTGGTAGTGGTATGTTTTCATTTACTGTAAACCTTGAAAGTTTTAATATTCCTGAAGGTGTTAATTATATTCCTGCATATTTCTTAGAAGGTAATCTGGGTATTACAGAACTTACAATCCCTGAATGGATAGAGTGGATTGGTGATGAAGCGTTCAAAGGTATGGCTAACTTAGAAAAAATCCATTTACATGATGAAATCGTCTATATTGGATCTGGTGCATTTAGAAACACCACATCCCTTAAAGAAGCCATTTTACCAGAAATGTTAGAAACCATTGAGCCATATTTATTCTTTAATAATCCAAGTTTAGAAGTGCTTTCAATACCAGATCACATCAAAGTGATTCCACAAGGTGCGTTTAGTGGCACAGCATCGTTAAAATCTGTAGTTCTACCAAGTGAATTAGAAGAAATTCACAGTAGTGCATTTGAAGGTTCTGGGTTAGAATCAATAACACTTCCAGATACTGTAAGGTATTTAGGTGGTAAAGTTTTTGCAAATAATAAGAACTTAGTAGAAATTACAATACCAGAGAATGTAACAAGAATTTTAGAAAGTGCATTCTTAGGTAATTCAAAATTAGAAGTCGTTAATATCTTAGGTGAAATTACTCATGTTGGTGACTATGCATTTAAAGATAATTCAAAATTAAAGACAATTACTTTCGGAGACTCACTCGTTGAGATTGGTAAATATGCATTCCAAAACGCAACCAGTCTCGAGACAATCGATGTAGGCAATAGTCTACAATATATTAGAAACTATGCATTTTATGGTGCAACAAATTTAGAATCAATTACACTACCGGATACAGTTTTACGTATTGAAGAAGGTGCATTTGGTCAAAATGCTTCACTTGAAACCATTTATATTGGAATCAATGCAACCCATGTGGGACGTTATGCATTCTTTGGATGTAGTAATTTAACGATTCAAACTGCATTTAGTTCAATTCCATCTGGATGGTCAGAGGACTTCAATCCTCACAATCGTCCCATAGTTTTTGGAGTTTAG
- the sufC gene encoding Fe-S cluster assembly ATPase SufC: protein MATLTIKDLHVEIEGKEILKGVNLVVNSGEVHAIMGPNGTGKSTLASALMGHPKYEVTQGEAFLDDANLLELEVDERARAGLFLAMQYPQEVSGVTNADFMRSAVKAVSGKEMPLIKFIMEYEKNAAELKMREDLPHRYLNEGFSGGERKRNEILQLKTLKPKFAILDEIDSGLDIDALRIVGENISGMISKDFGCVLITHYQRILDYVKPTHVHIMIDGKIVLTGGQELISKIDASGYEWVREELGIHFEAGKE, encoded by the coding sequence ATGGCAACTTTGACAATCAAAGACCTTCATGTCGAAATTGAAGGAAAAGAAATACTTAAAGGTGTGAATCTAGTTGTAAATTCTGGAGAAGTACACGCAATTATGGGGCCAAATGGTACAGGTAAAAGTACTTTAGCTTCTGCATTAATGGGTCACCCAAAATATGAAGTGACACAAGGAGAAGCTTTCCTTGATGATGCAAACCTTTTAGAACTTGAAGTAGATGAACGTGCAAGAGCGGGTTTATTTCTTGCAATGCAATATCCTCAAGAAGTTTCAGGGGTTACCAATGCTGACTTTATGAGAAGTGCAGTTAAAGCTGTTTCTGGTAAAGAAATGCCTTTAATTAAGTTCATTATGGAGTATGAAAAGAACGCAGCAGAATTAAAAATGCGCGAAGACTTACCACATCGTTATTTAAACGAAGGTTTTTCGGGTGGTGAAAGAAAACGTAATGAAATCTTACAACTTAAGACCTTAAAACCTAAATTTGCTATTTTGGATGAAATTGACTCAGGTCTTGATATTGATGCATTAAGAATTGTTGGTGAAAATATCAGCGGTATGATTTCAAAAGACTTTGGTTGTGTGTTAATTACTCACTACCAACGTATTTTAGATTATGTAAAACCTACCCATGTACATATCATGATTGATGGTAAGATTGTATTAACAGGTGGACAAGAATTAATTTCTAAGATTGATGCTTCTGGTTACGAATGGGTAAGAGAAGAACTTGGTATTCATTTCGAAGCTGGTAAAGAATAA
- a CDS encoding SufD family Fe-S cluster assembly protein, which produces MSQILLGKDQTLPNGLSFDGNTLVFAKRKVFEDTVTIKLIERTVTNLNVVVEESTQVKLILDIEDHLTEPSNYQINLETKENSNVKFLFIADIHNAHSDVSFMSKTLSDSNLEFVGGFISDKVDVKLHLDLNGKGANLKLRTIAVSSLNHEQNLDVRMVHYAPMTIAEMLNIGIAGENGIVRINGVGQIEQGMKQASDFQTLKGIITNDAAQIDVNPILIIDEFDVKAGHAATVGKLEEDVLYYLRSRGLSLAEAQKLIINGYLQPVIDEIDDEQIKNQVITLVNERI; this is translated from the coding sequence ATGAGTCAAATTCTTTTAGGGAAAGATCAAACATTACCTAATGGTTTAAGTTTTGACGGAAACACTTTGGTTTTCGCAAAACGTAAAGTTTTTGAAGATACAGTTACAATCAAATTAATTGAAAGAACTGTAACAAACCTGAATGTAGTTGTTGAAGAATCAACCCAAGTTAAATTAATTTTAGATATTGAAGATCATCTAACTGAACCATCAAATTACCAAATCAATTTAGAAACAAAAGAAAATTCAAATGTTAAATTCTTATTTATAGCAGATATCCACAATGCACATAGTGATGTGTCATTTATGTCAAAGACATTAAGTGATTCAAATCTTGAATTTGTTGGTGGATTTATCTCAGATAAAGTAGATGTTAAATTACATTTAGACTTAAACGGTAAAGGTGCTAACCTTAAACTTAGAACAATTGCTGTTTCAAGTTTAAATCATGAACAAAATTTAGATGTTAGAATGGTCCATTATGCACCAATGACAATTGCTGAAATGTTAAACATTGGTATTGCAGGTGAAAATGGAATTGTTAGAATCAATGGTGTTGGTCAAATTGAACAAGGTATGAAACAAGCTTCAGATTTCCAAACACTTAAAGGGATCATCACAAACGATGCTGCTCAAATTGATGTCAACCCAATTCTAATTATTGATGAATTCGATGTTAAAGCAGGTCATGCTGCAACAGTTGGTAAATTAGAAGAAGATGTCCTCTATTACTTACGTTCTCGTGGTTTGTCTTTAGCTGAAGCACAAAAATTAATTATTAATGGTTACTTACAACCCGTCATTGATGAAATTGATGACGAACAAATTAAAAATCAAGTGATTACACTGGTGAATGAGAGAATCTAA